The Rhineura floridana isolate rRhiFlo1 chromosome 17, rRhiFlo1.hap2, whole genome shotgun sequence genomic interval TCTAATTCTCCACACACGCTCTATATAGGTTCTAACAGCATCCGTATAGGGCTTCGGTGAAGGCCTATATGCTAGAAGTCTTCACACAAAGACATCATGATTGGAGTGATAACAATGCAGAATATTTGCAGGGAACCTGACAAGTATTGATGTATGCTTAGTATTGTATTGATGCAACTCAGCTGACTGCATTCAGTCCACAGTGATTTACGCTCTATGTCCAGAAAGTCTTTAAGCCAGAAATTCATAAACTTTCTAGGATACCCTGTAGTTGCAACATTCAGAAGACCTAAGTACTACAGTGAGTGTTCTTGTAATCCTTATAATAAACTAGGCTTTGGGTAAACTTATAGGTCTTAATAATAGACAAGAAGTCCACTATCAGCTGTGAATACTGTACTTAAAAGCCTTTTTCTTTTCAAATTTTCATATTCAAATTGCAATAGTTTTGAAAGGAAAACAAACCTATTGtaagtcttttttaaaagactttgattTGTTTTCATACTACTACAGAGACTAACATGTAATCTCAAATTTCCTGATTAATATTCAACCAAGGTCTAGACCTCTCTGGACTGGAACTGTTGCCCTCCTTGCCATGCTCATTTATATACACTATTTATACCCATGTTTTCCTTTAAGCAGGCAAAGGTTCATAATTTTAACAGAAGTAAAAGGCAACAATCAGTCTTGGTACATGAGCCAATATTTCAAGCATTTAATATAATCCTTTATAGAAAACACATTCACAGAGACTTAATTTGTTAAAACTATCTGGTTTGTGAGTGGCGAGGGACCACTTATAATTCTTTTAACTTGTCTTTTATTAAGTCTGTCATAGCACTTGATGCAACAACTGTTACTGAATTTCCAAAGCTCTGTTCTTATTGAAAAGCTGCTTCTTAAACGTTGGGACTAAACCATTTAAAGCCATTCCATTGACAGAGTTATAGGTGTAACtgtaaccagcatggccaataataagGGAGGACGGGAGATGGGTATGATTTTtccatacatttaataaataatatataatgaGTATATATCCCTGACTTGCTTGTTGGAATCCTGCTCTTTCGTGTACAGCCTGACTTGGTAGcccagaggggtagctgtgtgTATTACTGCAGAAATGACAAGAGTCCTGTAGCCCTTTAAAGGCTAATTTATTGTGGCGCATGTTAAGGTGCTACAGCACTATTTGGCTATAGCTAGTGAAATCCCTTCACGCCCATGAACTAGCATGCTCACAAAGCTATTGTGTTCCCCAGAAAGATGGAGAAAGAAGTTTCCTGTGGCAAATTCTGCCTCTTTTGCGAAAGATAGATAGGATTCTGAGATGGCACTAGCATATATTTGCGTCTTTATTTTCTGACAGCCCATATGCTCCCATATAAATTCAGACCTCCCCTTCCTAGCTGATTAAAGCAACCAGAGAAGATCTGGCTGACAGGCGGGAGATGAGAAATTCCTTATTTAGAGAAGGTGTCATTCCAGTAGTTTCAAAGGAGGCTGCAGTAGGACCTTCATGAAATAAACCCTCCCTGGATCATCCCCCCACTCCCAGTTTAAACAACTATTGGCCAATTTTAAGCGTACCAGTTTTAGGGAAGCTAGTGCTTGATTTTGAGACTGGTTTGGGGACTAAGGTCATCTGTAGCTGGACTGGGGGAATGCCTCCCTCTTCTGCTGGGTCTCTTGATGGCTTcagtaccattggccatggtatccttctgggttgccAGGCAGGAATGGGTTAGAGGCACTGTTCTCCAGGTGTTCCAGTCTTTCCTACAGATAACAGAAGGTACAAATACTGTCATACCTCCAAGCCCAGAAATGTATGTCTTTGTGGCATCACTAGGTAAAAATAGCTTTAGATGAGCATCTGATCTGGCTCCTCCTTAAAATAATTTGAAATTATGCTAGCTTgttctgcatgtgtgtgtttgcagctgttttctagtgtgtgtgtgttagtggccttttattgctgttttgtttgGTTCTGTATTAAAACACTGATGGTTAGCTGCCTTGATGTTCCCATTTGAGACTAAAAGGCAGgttgtaaatattttaataaccaaataaaataaacctcTTCATTCTTTTAATGCCCTGTCTACTCTCCAGTAGGGATTAAGGTACTGTAGTTTCTCTTTGCTTTGGCCCTGTCCTGAGAAGAAAGGCAGGAGCCCTTAGTCCTTGCGGAGTATGGAGGATGTTACTCTGTGGAAAGGGTACACTCTGCCCTGTTAAGCAAAAATAACTGGACAGAGGTGGTTACTTTCTGctccagaactgtacacattcTCCCCACCCTGGGGAAGCAGCAGTGAACTTGTGCTAAACTTTTGCAGGCATAATCTAATACCCAATTATACCATCGGTCAATTCTCAACCGCAGCAAAGTGTCTTGCACAGACAGAAAAGATTAACCAGATGAGGGGGAAAATGCACCAATTTTAAAAGTAGTGAGCCATTCATTACCCAAATAAAGTCCCTTTGCAGCACAAAATGCAGTTAGGGCTTCTTTCAGTTTGGTGCCACCTCAAATTAATACAATCCAAGCAGGAGGGCTAAGAAACAATCCAAATATATACTCTTATTTTAAAGACAACAATTCATATCAGAAAAGCCAATGGCAAAAACAAATATAACTAAAATTTAATAGTTTGGCTGACTTTTCAGCCAGTTATATATTAACCGTAAATTTATTGCTTTGACAACTCCATAAAAACTGTAATTGGGCATCTCCAATTGGTAACTTGCAATCTGCTGCCAACAGCACAGAGCTAAAAGGCAAGCTAAGAACATCTTTTGTCCCTAACAGGAAAGTGCAAGTAATATTTTGTGTGTTTGGTTCTTTTCCAGGAAAAAGTGAAAGTCCTCCAAGGGCAATATAAGATACTTGCTTTTATGTCATCCTGTAAAAACACTTGACAGCTATGGGTGAATATAGCCGTTTTATAGATTGGGATAAAATGGATACTACAATCCAGGACCAGGACACAAAGGAACTGACCAGCACAGAATTTCAAGACCTGAAACAACTGGCTCGCCAGGGATATTGGGCCAAGAACCACTCTTTAAGAGCCAAAGTGTACCACAAACTGATTAATGATATTGCTTGCCGCACAGTGACTCCAGATGCCCATGTCTACCGAGACATTGTGGTGAAAATTGCTGGCAAACAGAACAGCAGCAGCCTCCCACTTCCCGAATTTGTGGATAACAGCCTTGTTCCCACTTACTGCTTGAATGCGGAAGGCATTGTGGCAGTCAGGAAGATAATCTCGTGCATTGCGAGCCAGTTCCCAGACATATCATTCTGCCCAGCTCTGCCTTCAGTGGTGGCCCTCCTCCTCCATTATAGCAGAGATGAAGCAGAGTGCTTTGAGAAGGTTTGCCGCATCCTCGCCTGCAATGATCCCTCCAAGCACTTCATTGATCAGACATTCTTGGCTTTTGAATCCTCTTGCATGACTTTTGGTGATCTGGTTAACAAATACTGCCAGGCAGCCCACAAGCTGATGGTGGCGGTCTCAGAGGATGTGCTAGAAGTGTATTCAGACTGGCAACGGTGGCTTTTTGGTGAATTGCCTCTGACTTACGTTGCACGCGTCTTCGATGTATTCTTGATAGAAGGCTACAAGGTGCTCTACCGGATTGCACTGGCTCTTCTCAAATTCTTTCATAAAGTCCGGGTTGGGCAGACCATGGAGTCGGACAATGTACAGCAGGACATCCGGGCTTTTGTTAGGGATATTGCAAAGTCGGTATCTCCTGAAAAACTGCTAGAGAAAGCCTTTGCAATTCGGCTGTTCTCACGGAAGGAAATCCAGCTTTTGCAGATGGCTAATGAAAAGGCTCTTCAACAGAAAGGCATAACAGTCAAGCAGAAGAGGTAATGTGAATTCATGCATATCCCAAAGAGGCTGTTCGCCCTCCCCTGCCCCAGTAATGCTTTTGCTGGAAAAGAGTTACATGCCCGTCTTTCCCCCACTCTTTTCAGAGTGGGATCCACAAGTGGCCCTCCCCTGTGGTCTTGCCTCCTTAGAATGTATGCCTGTTACAGAAGAGCTTATTCTGACAATGCGGGTAGTGTTTAGCATTTAAGGCAAATACTATTCATCACTATGACAGGGGAGATGATAAACATTTTTGTGGGCTTGTTAACTTCTCAGGACACGTTTGCATGCACCTGGATTCAAACCATTGCCCAGCTGTACCACACTTCCATCACTCTTTCTATGCAGCcgttagcctggtagctaatgggctgcTGGtatgctaagttcaaggttctggttttggtgtacaaagccctatgcagcttgggacctgaAAGATGatctttccccttatatacccagttgattactgcgctctgcaggtgagggcctcctgcagataccaccttatcaggaggtctgtttcacaCAATATAGGAggtagacctttagtgtagtggcaccgatcctttggaactccctccccttaaatattagacaggcaccatctgcgttatcttttcggtgcctactgaagaccttcctctttcaacaagccttttaaatagagaccttatcccagtctgcaactgtgttggaactgctttttaatgtttttaaagctttttttaaaaaaagatttttttaagatgttttgttttaatatgttttttaaaatgtcttgttttaatatattttaaagtctgtttttaagctgttttagagtgtttttagtattttatttgccaccctgggctcctgctggctgggtgggtgggtggatggatggatgagttgTCATGGCATAACAGAGGAAATGCGCTTCTAGTCCACACATATCTACTCATGGCTTTGCTGCACTTGCACCAAAATTACTGTAGTCTTCCCAGGGTAGTGTGACAAAGTTACAGAAGCAACCACCAAGAGCTGTTAGGACTTGTTACCTAAGCTGTCCTCAAGTCTGTTCTAAGCTGAACTTGAAGCCATTCTTTATACTCCCCTTTGCCCATCACCCCTTACTCCTCAGAGCCCTGTTAACACACTTCTCTAAGTAGGTTGGCTCTTTGGGGATTGATTTTATTTTGGGTTTTAACTGTGCAAGTTAGATTCTGTGACCTTTAAGGATCAACATACTTGTTCTATGTCCCTGAACAAATCACATGCTACACACAAATATATGTAGCAAAAtcctcttgttttaattttaatgagaAGTAGCCTGTGGAGGCTGTGGAAGAACAGCAGGAGAGAAAGGGGTGCTTTACCCTTTTCTTCATTGCTGATTTGTGCTCAAAATCATCTGTCCCAGCTACTGTGTAAATATCTGAAACTCTGGGCAGAAAAGCAACAGAAAGTGGGGAAAGGTTATATGCGTGCACCATTTCTCTGCTCATAAAAGCAGGGCTTCCTCATATGCAGTTGCATGTGGTATGTGGTTTGGCCCCAAGAGTCCTAGTAACACAGCTACCAAACACCTAAACAGATAAACATAGACTGTGGCTGATGAGCTTCTACAAAGTCTTTGCAGTGTCCTGTTTTGGAACAGCCCAAACCATTTTTAAAGGCATTCGCCGGAACACTGAAAGTTGTGAGAATTGGACCTCTTTCACAAGAGATGCTTAAATTCCCAGTCGCTGGCGATAATAGGGCCTTTCCTTGGCCTTGAGTCACCATTAAACCTGAGAAGGAGATGCttacatttatgttaaaaatccTGGGTCTGCATGATAGTGTCACATCAGCTACCCTAGTTTAGCCTTTTTGTAATAGGTTGTTCAGTTCTGCACCCacttgtttctgtttttattgctGGAGAGGCAATGCTTCCAGAAGGAGAGCCCACATGGGTAGTGATGTCAGTTAACAGACCTTGTTAACATATAAGTGATGTGATGTAAACCAGTTTATTCAAATAAAAACCAACACCATTCAAATTGACAATGTCCATTTCCCATGTTATATGCTGCACCATCTTCTTAATTACTTTCTTAAAATGTAGGCTTTTATAGGAGCTGTGCGCTCATGGAAGACAATTAGtcagggtatgtgtgtgtatgtgtgttacatttttatcctgcccttcctctcagcaaagtccaaggtggcaaacaacaaagcagtaaaacagcacaattaacaataaaataaatcactttaaaacagtcACATATCCTCATAGCTAATAATTTTACTGTTGCAAGcagcagtatctttcagccatcaactTTATGAACTGGAATGTTCTTAAATTCTTCCTGAATAATGAGGCAGACAGACACCTCaccaaggagggcattccacaaatgaggaactgccactgagaaggtcctgtcaTTTGTCAGCACCAACCAGGCTGCACCAGGCAGTGGCACCACCAATAGTATAATACTATAAGTAATGAgcttaagttaatcatgtctgttAACCTcaaatgggtctaccctgagtaggactaccactgGATACCACTCTAAGTATAAAATCCTATCTCTTTTTAAAGTTCAGCTGAAGCTTGACAGTATACCTCTACCATTAAATAAGTCAAATGCAGAAGCGCTAAGGCTTGCTGGCATTTTACCTGGGGGCAGGGTTGTCAAGAAGGGAAAGATCTTTTAGGATTTGACATGGCATATGGGGGTATCCATGCCTTCGGTGGCAACTCAATATCTTGTAACACTTTCTCTTCATTTAGCTCCATTTATCAAGGGCAAGGACCTGAAGAACAGTCCGATGAATGTTGTTCTTTCCCGTGCCACTTTCTAGAAAGCGTCTTGTTAAAGGAGCATGTTTTATTATAGAGGCACTAGTGAGAGTAGAAAGGGCAGATTAAGGGGCAAGTATGGAAGTTACCAGCTGACCTGTAGAGAGACATTGCATGAAAAGAAAAATGTGATAAGAGAATTTGAAAACTTGAAATAATTTAGTGATTAAAATGGTGGCATGTTCAAGTGTCTTTTAATCTCGTTATTGGTTTGACTTTAAATCTTACTCTGTATTTCTCTCTAGGCCCAAACTTGCTGATCTTTTCTTGACTTCTCTCTTTtttgtctcctctgtgtgccttctTCTGTCATTTCAATATCTGCTGCACCTCTCCTCTTTGCAGCATTGCGTCTCCAAAAAGGTAGGTTTAAACATTTGAATACTCCACGCTGTGCCTCTCTCTTCTGCTTTGGCTTGGCTTCCTAACGGCTGTTATCGCTGCTTGTGCTTGACTGGTTGCGGCAGTACATACTGCGATATCAGATGGTGGGGGGTGTGGCAATTCAAGGCTGTCTATCCAAAGCTTTCATCAGACCTGCTGTCAGATATGGAGTTCAGTGCCTGCATTCTACCCTAGCCTTATTTCTCTGCACTGTCAAAAGGATTTCACTGGTAAAACATAAGCCTGGTCTAACCTCATAATACTGCAGGGGCAACCAGACTCTTGTGTTTTGTTGTTAaaagaacttatttatttatttattatatggtttatatcctgtcctttctcccagcaACTTGAGCTGTATAGCAAGGGATGTGACATTAAAGATGAAGTTACCCTCTGTGTATGGATAGATAAAAGATTGTTTTGAAAATGGCAGCTAGCTATGCAGCCAACTTTCGTTTTATGCTTACAGAAGTATTCTAGCAACTAGGCATCTGACTGTCACGTACTATGGGAAGATATATACTACATTAGCTCCCATTCTTCAGACAGCATTATAGGTATAGAGTATCTTCCTCTTACTGACAGGGTTCTGTGTTCCCACTTACATGTTTTGAAGACTAGGACTAGGTTGTGTAGGAGTCATCTTCTGTTTAGTCTCCTGCCAAGCGCTTGCAGTAGGTGTCGAGCCCTCCATGCACAACTACTATGCATTTACTTGTTCCATCTCCTTGCTCCTGACCATGTGTTCTGTTTCCTTCTTTGTAATAGTTAATACTACAATCATTGTGCTATCCCtcgtctctctcacacacagacagacacacacatacatcaaTGCTCTGTCCTTTTGTCTGCATGCTCCTTTTCTTATCCCATGAATAAGAAATCCTCTCTTacttgctttcctttccttttctccagagagccttttgggaTAGATGAGGAAAAAGAGTTAGTAGGTCCACCTTGCTCTGGCACTTGTCAAGCCTCCATTACTATCCTCGCATTATCTGCTGCTATGTGTTCCCAAGCTTGCTGTCATCAGTGAACGCTGACTCTTGCATCGCAATAGGCATTTCTTTCTTGAACCTTCCAGGCAGAATTGCCGCTCCCTCTGCCTCTCGACTCCTCATCTCATCCCTCCTGTTGTTACTAGGGTCTTTCTTTGTTGCCCAGCCTTCACTTTTGTATAGCACcagctcctcctcccttcttttttttccccacctTCAGAGCAGCATATGCCCATTGTATGTTGGGAAAAAGTGGCCTAGTGACAATACTTCTCCCCTCTGTGAATATGGGGTGTGAATGTGAAGGCAGTAACCAAAAAGTTTCCAACAGCCCAGGCCACAGATCCAGAAAATGCATGCAACGTGGTGGCTAACTCTGGGAATTATTGCTTATACCCAGATTGGGTGAATGGCTTGTCCTTCACATAACCTGCTTTTTAGTCTTTCACTCTTCCTCCTGTCATACAACACCATGTGGTTCATCCTGAGCCCCATATTTGAAAGACCAGGAAAGTTTTCATGGATTTCCCATTAACATGTTTATTAATCGCTCTGCCACATGGGCAGCCTAAGCTTTGATGGTCTTAAGGCTTAGGTATTGGTGATAAACCTTAAGAGCGCACACACATTGACGGAGCAGCATTAAAGAAGGAAAGACAACAGCACAAGTCACAGATCATGCTTGGAAGGAGACTAATCAACACACTGAAAACCCTCGGCTGGCATTCTGCTGGCCATTCTGATGCAGACTCCTCTATCTGCAGTGCTTTGGAGTACGTCTGGCTgattctgtagctcagtgggtgtCTAGGATCATCCACCCTACAATGAAATAGGCAATTTGAGTGTACTTGAGTACAACTCATGAGTTGCTTCAAAAAGGAGTGGTAccccatttctgcaacaatttttttttacaaactgaGATGGTAGTACCAGGGGGGAAAATCCCATTTCATGCAGCTTATGGGCAAGTAAGGGTAGGATACTGACATTGCTTCTGTGCCCACTGTGCAGCCTTTGCACTTGCATCCATCTGCAAACTCAGGTCATACATACATGGGGAACAGCACAGTTTGTTAATATGCACCCAGTGAAGATCTGGCCCTTGGCTTGCCTCCAGCCAAGGCCTAAGTGACCTATTGCTTGGAGAGATGAGGAAGAGCAGAGGTGTAGGCATTCAAAAGAGCCACGAGAGCACAGCTTCAGGACTTCATTATCCACTAAGAATAACAGCCAGGCATGCAAGTGCTAAATAGTAAGGCAAGAAAGCATCCCACTAAGCCTCCTGAGGTCCTTTAAGAtccttaaaaaagggggggaaggactgTTAGGTCAAGAAGCCACTAGTTGTGCTAATACAGTGCTTTTCCCACAGTCTATAGTATGTAAATGTGTCCATAATAAAATGGAGGGATTGGGGTTTTCGTTTTTTAATGATGCCTTTGCACAAGAAGTCTTCTGCACTGCATCCCTTCTTCCTAGTACATAGAACAACATCTTCAAAGTTTGGCTTGCTTCATTGCATACCTTTGACATAAGCTGCAAAACCTGCATTTAGATCTAGCTTGGCCGTCAGAAAGAAAGGCTGTATTGACTTGCCACTGGCTTGTGTGTTGTCCTCCTGTTTTGGCTTTCAGTGCCTTGGCGCAACTGAGACTTCTCTGgattctttcattccacttataTGGCTATAGCTCCATGtcaataggtttcccgttaaatctcattgatataacttgctcagaccttgggttatagctcctaattgcttttgctatatcacttctcactattaaagtaaccccatttcttcttaatttctcatttcctggatAATGTATTTTGCAGGTGcccgactgaaaatgtcccattcctgtccattttaattcaatcatgcaaagtattgtaatgttgatacattccatttcttggttGACAAttactaactttccctggttcatgcttctcacattccatgttcctattgtgtgcgttgtacaactccagactctccttttgcatctgtacgcatcagcctctgggcttccattcagctttgacccaatTGTGTCAATAGTCACAgctctacttgtacttgtcctttgttcttcccaagtagctcgatgagtgctgccttctgacctggggggtctcatcttccagcactatctcgcattgcattttggatactctgttcatagggttttcatggtaagaggtatttagaggtggtttaccatgggtgtgtgtgtatcagTGATGGCTTGTCCCAGtgatggcactgcctgtcagtttactcctccttagtctcaatgttgccatTCTAGAactttggggagggggcaaaattagaattagttccccctgcctgctccacctactgttagaCTCTCTGCTTTCTTCACCACCAGTGCCTTACAGTAGATGGAACAGGCAGaggcaatactgagactaaggaggaggctgagaggcagtgccaccccctggactgaatgtgtaagtaaggaggcaggcagtAGGGAATGGCttaaggcagactgaggttggtggagcagtgtcCCCTTTGCTCTACTGGATGATCCTTCACTGGTTTGCACTCTTTCACATAGTTTCCGAGTTTGTTCTTATACTTGGGCAATAGCTAGAAGATCATTTTCATGGGTAGCCCATAGCTCTGAATCTGTTTATGGTTGTATAATTTATCTTGTCACTGTACCATCTGCTTCCCTTTTAGGCAGCTACTCATTATATGCCTATCCCTGCCATTGTGGTCTTCTTTTGGGGGTCTCCAATAAGCTACCATCACATCACTGGCTGTACTGGTTTTGAACTGTACTTTATTTTTGCACTCAAACCTTTCATGTCTCTTTCATTGGCTATAGCTTTAGTGCATGAATTGGGCTAGCTTGTAAACACGTCTACCAAATCAGTAGGAAAACCATGAAAAGCGCAAAGTAAAGAACCAGCTTATGGTGCAGTCAGTTTTTAAACTTCTCAGAATTCCCACCATGATTTGAAAGCCTGCATTCTTCCTTGTGGAATACTGAAAATAGTGCACACTTATAGaggctgggagttcaaatccccactggtgtctcctgggtgtcaagggccagctaaagatcacccccaaagtgagtggctcgggttatgtgccctgccacctgtgcagccgtgggcaagctgcatagtcccagggagcccagttgccccccagctggcagttgtggacaaggaaggggctggcttgtgcagctgtggcaagctgagcaggcctaacctcagagggaggcaatgggaaaccccctctgaataccacttaccatgaaatccctattcatagggttgccataagtcgggatcgacttgtaggcagtccatttccatagacTATTCATATGAAAATCAAATGCAGAACTTAACTTTCTGTTATCTGTGAAAAAACAAATTGTATTTAAGaaatgagctcctgctgggaggaagggcgggatataaatcaaataaataaataaataaaattcttcccacaaaaaaagCCCCTCCTTAAGGCTGCTATCTACTCTTTTTATACAGTGCTGACTACCACAGTGTTAATATGGATGTTAAATTCTCCTGTTTTCTAGCCGTGGGCAACTGAAACCCCTTAGTTGTTTTGCCCTTTCATTGCTTTTCCTGCCTTGTGTTGTTTCCCTCTTTCTGCTCACAAAATTACTAGCCCTCTTGTGCACACATCTCTCTGTTAGTTGTTTATGGCACATCTGCaaagggaaaaggaaagaaatCTTCTAATTTGCAAATCCTTCTTTGCCTTGGGGTGCCTTGAAGCAGTACTTTCTTGCCATAGAAGCCTCAATTGGGCAGGAGCTGCTTTTGCCAATTGTACTTGTATCCATTCTCAACATTGGTTTGTTATTCCACAGGCAGAATGTTCACTTGGCAGTTCATGCCGAGAATTTCAAGTCTGAAATAGTTGATGTGAAGAAGATGAGAGACATCTGGTCATGGAT includes:
- the TBC1D24 gene encoding TBC1 domain family member 24 isoform X1; its protein translation is MGEYSRFIDWDKMDTTIQDQDTKELTSTEFQDLKQLARQGYWAKNHSLRAKVYHKLINDIACRTVTPDAHVYRDIVVKIAGKQNSSSLPLPEFVDNSLVPTYCLNAEGIVAVRKIISCIASQFPDISFCPALPSVVALLLHYSRDEAECFEKVCRILACNDPSKHFIDQTFLAFESSCMTFGDLVNKYCQAAHKLMVAVSEDVLEVYSDWQRWLFGELPLTYVARVFDVFLIEGYKVLYRIALALLKFFHKVRVGQTMESDNVQQDIRAFVRDIAKSVSPEKLLEKAFAIRLFSRKEIQLLQMANEKALQQKGITVKQKSIASPKRQNVHLAVHAENFKSEIVDVKKMRDIWSWIPERFALSQPLLLFTTSEHGCSLSRFYSHCEGHEPTLLLIKTITQEVCGAYLSTDWSERKRGGNKLSFFGTGECFVFRLVPEVERYEWVIIKHPELAATGSEQGNNSSQISDPPSLTSLPSDPSDRLSPFLSARHFNLPSKAASMFMAGDTECIIIGGGDGQALYVDADLNHGRTVHCNTFNNQPLCSESFQIATIEVWGFKDTMTN
- the TBC1D24 gene encoding TBC1 domain family member 24 isoform X2 → MGEYSRFIDWDKMDTTIQDQDTKELTSTEFQDLKQLARQGYWAKNHSLRAKVYHKLINDIACRTVTPDAHVYRDIVVKIAGKQNSSSLPLPEFVDNSLVPTYCLNAEGIVAVRKIISCIASQFPDISFCPALPSVVALLLHYSRDEAECFEKVCRILACNDPSKHFIDQTFLAFESSCMTFGDLVNKYCQAAHKLMVAVSEDVLEVYSDWQRWLFGELPLTYVARVFDVFLIEGYKVLYRIALALLKFFHKVRVGQTMESDNVQQDIRAFVRDIAKSVSPEKLLEKAFAIRLFSRKEIQLLQMANEKALQQKGITVKQKRQNVHLAVHAENFKSEIVDVKKMRDIWSWIPERFALSQPLLLFTTSEHGCSLSRFYSHCEGHEPTLLLIKTITQEVCGAYLSTDWSERKRGGNKLSFFGTGECFVFRLVPEVERYEWVIIKHPELAATGSEQGNNSSQISDPPSLTSLPSDPSDRLSPFLSARHFNLPSKAASMFMAGDTECIIIGGGDGQALYVDADLNHGRTVHCNTFNNQPLCSESFQIATIEVWGFKDTMTN